A section of the Candidatus Eremiobacteraceae bacterium genome encodes:
- a CDS encoding methylmalonyl-CoA mutase family protein: MAKTVDGKSPAGQTETASKAVWRAQFETGKKLPGANDRTISNYPLKPMYGPEDLAGIDYDRDLSYPGQYPYTRGLHPTGYRGRLWTMRQFAGFGTAKQTNERYKFLLAQGQTGLSVAFDMPALMGYDSDHPRALGEVGKCGVAIATLQDMTDLFEGIDLGKITTSMTINCTAPVALAMYIAAAEASGVPQEKLGGTLQADMLKEYIA; the protein is encoded by the coding sequence GTGGCAAAGACCGTGGACGGCAAGTCTCCCGCCGGGCAGACGGAGACCGCGTCGAAGGCGGTTTGGCGAGCTCAGTTCGAGACGGGCAAGAAGCTCCCAGGCGCAAACGACCGGACGATTTCCAACTACCCGCTCAAGCCGATGTACGGGCCCGAAGATCTGGCCGGCATCGACTACGATCGCGACTTGAGCTATCCGGGCCAATATCCGTACACGCGGGGCTTGCACCCGACCGGCTATCGCGGCCGGCTGTGGACCATGCGCCAGTTCGCGGGCTTCGGCACCGCTAAGCAGACCAACGAACGCTATAAGTTCTTGCTCGCGCAGGGCCAGACCGGACTCTCTGTGGCGTTCGACATGCCGGCGCTGATGGGCTACGATTCCGATCACCCGCGCGCGCTGGGCGAAGTCGGCAAATGCGGCGTCGCCATCGCCACGCTGCAAGACATGACCGATCTGTTCGAAGGCATCGACCTCGGCAAGATCACCACGTCGATGACCATCAACTGCACCGCGCCGGTCGCGCTCGCCATGTACATCGCCGCGGCTGAAGCGAGCGGCGTTCCGCAAGAGAAGCTCGGCGGCACGCTGCAAGCCGACATGCTCAAAGAGTACATCGCGCA
- a CDS encoding rhodanese-like domain-containing protein — MLFREIYEEGLAQASYVVGCPESGEAFVVDPRRDIRTYLDLAEREGLRIVAVTETHIHADYLSGARELAVATDATLYLSGCGGPGWEYGGLDGIKNRIIRDGFLMQMGGVRIQTLHTPGHTPEHLSFLVYDGAESIEPMLMLSGDFVFVGDVGRPDLLEQAAGIVGSADAGARAMYHSLREKFLTLPDFVQVWPGHGAGSACGKALGAVPSTTVGYERRVSWWSRYLRNNDEDGFVRELLDGQPDAPTYFARMKHMNRDGVPILLHLPEPVEMNAAALRAAVANGATVIDTRPIDEFAESHVAGAVNVPDGDRFSTWSAWVTRPDAAIILVAKAARVDDLVRRLVRVGLDDVIGWISRDAPGLSNVKLARVTVDQACELWRAGDASILDVRNAGEFRLEHIPGATQLSAGRVMLMMDAVPRDRTVVVHCETGARASVAASALAAHGFDNVRCMIGGVHEWQQHGYPLESGKEPAPTT; from the coding sequence ATGTTGTTTCGTGAGATTTACGAAGAGGGCTTGGCGCAAGCCTCGTATGTGGTCGGGTGTCCTGAGAGCGGCGAAGCATTCGTCGTAGATCCGCGCCGCGACATCCGCACCTATCTCGATCTTGCCGAGCGCGAAGGCCTGCGCATCGTCGCGGTCACGGAAACGCACATCCATGCCGACTATCTCTCGGGCGCCCGCGAGTTAGCTGTAGCCACGGACGCGACGTTGTACCTTTCGGGATGCGGCGGTCCGGGCTGGGAATACGGCGGACTCGACGGCATAAAAAACCGGATCATCCGCGACGGTTTTCTGATGCAGATGGGCGGCGTGCGCATCCAAACGTTGCACACTCCCGGCCACACGCCCGAGCACCTATCGTTTTTGGTGTACGACGGCGCCGAGTCCATCGAGCCGATGCTCATGCTCAGCGGCGATTTTGTTTTCGTCGGCGATGTCGGGAGACCGGATCTTTTAGAGCAGGCGGCGGGCATCGTGGGATCCGCAGATGCCGGCGCGCGCGCGATGTACCACAGCTTGCGCGAGAAATTTCTGACGCTGCCCGATTTCGTGCAAGTGTGGCCCGGCCACGGTGCGGGTTCTGCGTGCGGGAAAGCGCTTGGCGCGGTACCCAGCACCACCGTCGGCTACGAGCGCCGCGTCTCGTGGTGGTCGCGGTACTTGCGCAACAACGACGAAGACGGTTTCGTGCGCGAATTGCTCGATGGCCAACCCGACGCGCCCACATATTTCGCGCGCATGAAGCACATGAATCGCGACGGCGTGCCGATCTTGCTCCATCTGCCCGAGCCGGTCGAAATGAACGCTGCGGCATTGCGCGCCGCGGTCGCCAACGGTGCGACGGTGATCGACACGCGCCCAATCGACGAGTTCGCCGAGTCGCACGTTGCCGGCGCCGTCAACGTGCCCGATGGCGACCGCTTTTCCACCTGGAGCGCTTGGGTCACCCGGCCCGACGCGGCCATCATTCTCGTTGCCAAGGCGGCGCGCGTCGACGATCTGGTGCGACGGCTCGTCCGTGTCGGACTCGACGATGTGATCGGATGGATTTCTCGCGACGCGCCGGGATTGTCGAACGTGAAGCTTGCCCGGGTGACCGTGGATCAAGCATGCGAGCTTTGGCGAGCCGGCGACGCGTCGATACTCGATGTGCGTAACGCCGGTGAATTTCGCCTCGAACACATTCCCGGCGCTACACAACTTTCGGCCGGCCGCGTCATGCTCATGATGGACGCCGTGCCGCGCGACCGAACCGTCGTGGTGCATTGCGAGACCGGCGCGCGTGCGAGCGTGGCCGCGAGTGCGCTCGCCGCCCACGGATTCGACAACGTGCGATGCATGATCGGCGGCGTGCACGAGTGGCAGCAGCACGGCTATCCGCTCGAGAGCGGCAAAGAGCCGGCGCCGACGACGTGA
- a CDS encoding inner membrane CreD family protein, whose translation MTKRIIAIFFILAGATIAWSILGGTLLVRTQASDSAQTAQVGTMWGPVQSQCAPEFTYLVKGATRPLPLDSSRIAVNLDLEPRRKGLLWYDTYRVGYAGAYRITNPGRSKHLTFNLTLPADGAVYDDLSVTVDGRRVASSTLGSVVSTTFLVPKGRTSEVTVSFNSQGVSSWSYQFGSGTNAVRNFALVMHINFRMIDFPAETLAPTAERQTPDGWALNWNYRNLVSGYGIGMVMPEPLQPGPLAQRITFWAPLSLLFYFFVLFILTTIRRIDLHPMNYFFLAAAFFSFHLLFAYTVDRISIGIAFLICSIVSMFLTVTYLRVVVGLRFAAVEAALAQFFYLILFSLALFNEGFSGLAITIGSILTLFVTMQLTARIDWSAVDAGKPKAREA comes from the coding sequence ATGACCAAGCGCATCATCGCGATTTTCTTCATCCTTGCCGGGGCCACGATCGCCTGGTCGATTCTCGGCGGCACGCTGCTCGTCCGCACGCAGGCGTCGGACAGCGCGCAAACCGCGCAAGTCGGCACAATGTGGGGACCGGTGCAAAGCCAGTGCGCTCCCGAGTTCACCTATCTGGTGAAAGGGGCTACCCGACCGCTTCCGCTCGATTCGAGCCGCATCGCGGTCAATCTGGATCTCGAGCCGCGCCGCAAAGGCTTGCTGTGGTACGACACCTATCGGGTGGGCTACGCCGGTGCATACCGGATCACCAATCCCGGTCGCTCGAAACATCTGACGTTCAACTTGACGCTGCCGGCTGATGGGGCCGTCTATGACGACTTGAGCGTGACGGTCGACGGCCGCCGAGTTGCCAGTTCGACGCTCGGCAGCGTGGTATCGACGACGTTTCTCGTGCCGAAGGGCCGCACGAGCGAAGTGACGGTCTCGTTCAATTCACAAGGCGTCAGCAGCTGGTCGTATCAATTCGGCTCGGGCACGAATGCGGTCCGTAACTTCGCGCTCGTGATGCATATCAATTTCCGGATGATCGACTTCCCAGCCGAGACGCTCGCGCCGACCGCGGAGCGCCAAACCCCCGACGGTTGGGCGCTCAACTGGAATTACCGAAACCTGGTGTCGGGCTACGGCATCGGAATGGTGATGCCCGAGCCGTTGCAACCGGGTCCGCTGGCGCAGCGCATCACGTTTTGGGCGCCGCTGTCGTTGCTATTCTATTTCTTCGTGCTGTTCATCCTCACCACGATCCGCCGCATCGACCTCCATCCCATGAATTACTTCTTCTTGGCGGCGGCGTTCTTCTCTTTCCATCTGTTGTTCGCGTACACGGTCGACCGCATCTCCATCGGGATCGCGTTCCTCATCTGCTCGATCGTCTCCATGTTCTTGACGGTGACCTACTTGCGTGTTGTCGTGGGGCTGCGGTTCGCGGCGGTCGAAGCCGCGCTCGCCCAGTTCTTCTACTTGATACTGTTCTCGCTGGCCCTGTTCAACGAAGGCTTCAGCGGTTTGGCGATCACGATCGGCTCGATTCTCACGCTCTTCGTCACCATGCAATTGACGGCGCGCATCGATTGGAGCGCGGTCGACGCGGGCAAACCAAAAGCGCGGGAGGCTTAG
- a CDS encoding TetR family transcriptional regulator: MILSIPYDQTGRSNQKSRTRRALLDAARELLSRGITPSVEQAAAAAAVSRPTAYRYFQNQRELLSAAHPELAMRSLLPDSPPSDPIQRLDLTSQALVRLLLQHEVALRAMLRISLEDERDEKNPLALRTGRRIEWVQDALAPLKTVLPRKRFRTLVLAIAATLGIEQLVWLVDIAGVKREEAAQLMRASARDLLHAAL; encoded by the coding sequence GTGATATTGTCAATACCGTACGATCAAACTGGGCGATCCAATCAGAAGTCTCGCACTCGTCGAGCCTTGTTGGATGCGGCACGCGAACTTTTGTCTCGCGGGATCACGCCGTCGGTGGAACAGGCCGCGGCGGCCGCTGCCGTCTCGCGCCCGACCGCCTACCGCTACTTCCAGAACCAACGCGAACTCTTGTCGGCGGCGCACCCCGAACTCGCGATGCGATCGCTGCTGCCGGACTCGCCCCCAAGCGACCCGATCCAACGCCTGGATCTGACATCTCAGGCGCTCGTGCGATTACTCTTGCAGCACGAAGTCGCGCTTCGCGCGATGTTGCGCATTTCGCTGGAAGACGAACGAGACGAAAAAAATCCGTTGGCCCTGCGCACCGGCCGGCGTATCGAGTGGGTGCAAGACGCGCTTGCCCCACTGAAAACCGTGCTCCCGCGGAAGCGATTCCGCACGCTCGTCTTGGCTATCGCGGCCACGCTCGGCATCGAGCAGCTCGTGTGGCTTGTCGACATCGCCGGCGTCAAACGCGAAGAGGCAGCTCAGCTCATGCGCGCGTCGGCGCGCGATCTGCTCCACGCAGCGCTATGA
- a CDS encoding plastocyanin/azurin family copper-binding protein, whose amino-acid sequence MESTSFASASTRAVIVALSLSLVAGCAASTSANRPELRQQAWSIATGGSDQLEAIQALDYYPHSITIHAGDTVTWTNPTTIPHMIAIPQAGQSPPPGPPNQAPVGGNVFDNSAYISSGFLMNGKTYSVKFTAPGSYAYYCMVHPPEMTGAIIVLPATSPLPENAAQYAAGALADLTDDLQAGIASLQLFPFAPGGTHLAAGIAPGLPGAKPSQSTVLRFLDDTTTNGDITIAVGTTLTWTNESNDVPHTVTFPIEGQQPPAGPPDMPPSGGPTYDGTVLTNSGVMSPAANYSLTFTKAGTYKYYCLFHDGPTGMIGTVTVQ is encoded by the coding sequence ATGGAGTCAACCAGTTTCGCATCGGCCTCAACGCGCGCCGTTATCGTCGCTCTGTCCCTCTCGCTCGTCGCCGGCTGCGCCGCTTCGACCAGCGCCAATCGGCCCGAGCTGCGGCAGCAGGCGTGGAGCATCGCAACGGGCGGTTCAGATCAATTGGAGGCTATCCAAGCCCTCGACTACTATCCGCATTCAATCACGATCCATGCCGGCGACACCGTGACGTGGACCAATCCGACGACCATCCCGCATATGATCGCGATTCCGCAAGCCGGCCAATCGCCGCCGCCCGGACCGCCGAACCAAGCGCCCGTCGGTGGCAATGTTTTTGACAACAGCGCGTACATCAGTTCCGGCTTTCTCATGAACGGCAAGACGTATTCAGTGAAGTTCACGGCTCCCGGAAGCTATGCGTATTACTGCATGGTTCATCCGCCGGAGATGACCGGCGCGATCATAGTCCTGCCCGCCACATCGCCGCTGCCGGAGAATGCGGCGCAGTACGCGGCCGGGGCGCTTGCCGATCTCACCGACGATTTGCAAGCCGGCATCGCATCGCTCCAACTATTTCCGTTCGCGCCCGGCGGAACGCATCTGGCCGCGGGCATAGCACCCGGGTTACCCGGCGCGAAACCGTCTCAGTCCACGGTGTTGCGCTTTCTCGACGACACGACGACCAACGGAGATATCACGATCGCCGTCGGCACGACCCTCACGTGGACAAACGAATCAAATGACGTGCCGCACACGGTGACATTTCCGATCGAAGGTCAACAGCCGCCGGCCGGTCCGCCCGATATGCCGCCGTCCGGCGGACCGACGTACGATGGCACCGTGCTGACAAACTCCGGCGTCATGTCGCCTGCTGCGAACTACAGCCTTACATTCACCAAAGCGGGCACGTACAAGTACTACTGCTTGTTTCATGACGGTCCAACCGGCATGATCGGCACGGTCACTGTGCAATAA
- a CDS encoding NIPSNAP family protein gives MIVEVRTYKIKEGQRERFLDFFENKAVPAQRRKGMSILGPLVDLENPDVFIWLRAFPSLEERDRMISAFYDGEEWKAEMESIAMPMLAEYSVALTRMSPRFVDDLYANDNSSVEK, from the coding sequence ATGATTGTCGAAGTTCGCACGTATAAGATAAAGGAGGGCCAGCGCGAGCGGTTCCTCGATTTCTTCGAAAACAAAGCCGTCCCCGCCCAGCGGCGGAAGGGCATGAGCATACTCGGTCCGCTCGTCGATCTCGAGAATCCGGACGTGTTCATCTGGTTGCGCGCATTCCCTTCGCTCGAGGAGCGCGACCGGATGATAAGCGCGTTTTACGACGGTGAGGAGTGGAAGGCCGAGATGGAATCGATCGCGATGCCGATGCTCGCCGAGTACAGCGTCGCGCTCACGCGCATGTCGCCCCGGTTTGTCGACGATCTTTACGCGAACGACAACTCGTCAGTCGAGAAGTGA
- a CDS encoding helix-turn-helix domain-containing protein, producing MATARRQNPVSDCPLTAALAAMGGKWKLIIIYWLAESTRHFAALRKLMPAISQKVLTEQLRELIADDIVRRRQTGPAPAPVRYSLTEYGRSMRPLVENVRRWGRGHIEHFDS from the coding sequence ATGGCTACGGCGCGCCGGCAGAATCCCGTCAGCGATTGTCCGCTCACTGCGGCGCTCGCCGCGATGGGCGGCAAGTGGAAGCTTATCATAATCTATTGGCTTGCGGAATCGACTCGGCATTTCGCGGCGTTGCGCAAGCTCATGCCCGCTATTTCTCAGAAGGTACTGACCGAGCAGCTTCGCGAGTTGATCGCCGATGATATCGTCCGCCGACGACAAACGGGGCCGGCACCCGCGCCGGTCCGCTATTCCTTGACCGAGTACGGGCGCTCGATGCGGCCGCTCGTCGAGAACGTCCGCCGCTGGGGGCGAGGCCACATCGAGCATTTCGACAGCTAG
- a CDS encoding kelch repeat-containing protein, translating into MSRRFGIAYKMTLCALIAAASGCSGATTSALVPHSGAAGIRQMPQSTGTWTTRAPMPTGRLGLAVGVVNGILYAVVGFDDPTELNTLEAYNPSTDTWTTKAPMPTARQSLAAGVVNGILYAVGGFNGGPLSAVEAYDPATDTWTTKAPMPTRRYSLAVGVIGGKLYAIGGKRTKHSVLNTVEAYDPSTNTWTTKASMPKAREYIAASVIGRVLYAVGGVENGVPHDSLQAFDPLTNSWTAKADLPTRRAALATGVVNGKLFAVGGTEDGPPSNVNEGYNSFSNTWVTKTPMTTARVYLAAGVVNGVLYAVGGNNDGRGRVGLSTVEAFDPR; encoded by the coding sequence ATGTCTAGACGATTTGGCATCGCGTACAAGATGACTCTTTGCGCGTTAATCGCCGCCGCATCCGGATGTTCGGGCGCCACGACCTCGGCTTTAGTCCCTCATTCCGGCGCGGCCGGCATTCGCCAGATGCCGCAATCTACCGGAACTTGGACGACCAGGGCGCCCATGCCAACGGGGCGCTTAGGTCTTGCTGTTGGCGTCGTCAACGGAATTCTCTATGCGGTCGTCGGTTTCGACGATCCAACCGAATTGAATACTTTGGAGGCCTACAACCCTTCGACGGATACATGGACCACGAAGGCACCCATGCCGACAGCGCGCCAATCATTGGCCGCTGGCGTCGTGAACGGTATACTCTACGCCGTCGGAGGCTTCAACGGTGGTCCGTTGAGTGCCGTTGAGGCATACGATCCAGCGACGGACACTTGGACCACAAAGGCACCGATGCCAACGCGACGTTATAGCTTGGCCGTCGGCGTGATTGGGGGAAAACTCTACGCGATCGGAGGCAAGAGAACCAAACATAGCGTCTTGAACACGGTTGAGGCTTACGATCCTTCGACGAATACCTGGACTACCAAAGCATCGATGCCGAAAGCGCGCGAATATATCGCTGCAAGCGTCATCGGCCGTGTCCTCTACGCGGTCGGCGGCGTAGAAAACGGCGTTCCGCACGATTCGCTGCAGGCCTTCGACCCTTTGACGAATTCGTGGACCGCTAAGGCAGATCTGCCGACCCGACGTGCTGCTCTTGCAACGGGAGTCGTCAACGGTAAACTTTTCGCGGTAGGCGGTACGGAAGATGGCCCACCTTCCAACGTGAACGAGGGATACAATTCTTTTTCAAATACCTGGGTGACCAAGACACCCATGACAACAGCCCGCGTGTATCTTGCGGCGGGAGTCGTCAACGGCGTCCTCTATGCCGTCGGCGGTAATAATGACGGACGGGGCCGAGTCGGATTGAGTACGGTTGAGGCTTTTGACCCCCGATAA
- a CDS encoding kelch repeat-containing protein — MLLSALFAAASGCSSASSPNLVNRSGAESTQKASPLAGSWTTKASMPTARSWLGAGAINGILYAVGGQDPGGQSLNTVEAYDPASDTWSTKASLPTPLQGLAVGVINNILYAVGGNSPNTLFVNTVEAYDPATNSWTTKAPMPTNRGYLAVGIANGILYAVGGENNNGWLNTVEAYDPSTDSWSTKAPMPTHRYGLAVAVVDGTLYAVGGSYSLTTVEAYNPATNTWTTKTPMHRKRCCLAASVLGSKLYAIGGINSANGRRDVEVYNSATNVWTTTVAMPTTRWALASRVVGHTIYAVGGANSGGQLNTLEAFTP, encoded by the coding sequence ATGCTTTTATCCGCGTTATTTGCCGCTGCATCCGGCTGCTCGAGTGCATCTAGCCCGAATTTGGTCAATCGATCTGGTGCGGAAAGCACACAAAAGGCTTCACCACTGGCCGGTAGCTGGACCACCAAGGCGTCGATGCCAACGGCGCGCTCCTGGCTAGGCGCGGGCGCTATTAACGGCATACTCTATGCCGTAGGTGGTCAAGACCCCGGCGGTCAGTCTTTGAACACAGTCGAGGCGTACGATCCCGCATCGGATACTTGGTCCACCAAGGCTTCTTTGCCGACACCTCTTCAAGGACTTGCTGTCGGCGTTATTAACAACATTCTGTATGCTGTGGGTGGCAACAGCCCGAACACACTATTCGTGAATACGGTTGAGGCGTACGATCCCGCGACTAATTCTTGGACCACCAAGGCACCGATGCCGACGAACCGAGGCTACCTGGCCGTGGGCATCGCCAACGGCATACTATACGCGGTCGGCGGCGAGAATAACAACGGCTGGTTAAACACGGTTGAGGCCTACGATCCTTCCACGGATTCCTGGTCCACCAAGGCCCCGATGCCAACACATCGCTATGGGCTGGCGGTGGCGGTTGTCGATGGCACACTTTATGCTGTGGGCGGCTCTTACTCATTGACAACCGTCGAGGCTTACAATCCTGCGACGAACACTTGGACCACTAAAACCCCGATGCATCGGAAGCGGTGCTGTCTAGCTGCGAGCGTTCTCGGTTCTAAATTGTATGCAATTGGTGGTATTAATAGCGCGAACGGTAGGCGTGACGTTGAGGTTTACAATTCTGCAACGAATGTCTGGACTACTACTGTCGCGATGCCGACCACCCGCTGGGCGCTAGCTTCTCGCGTCGTCGGGCACACCATCTACGCGGTAGGCGGCGCGAATTCCGGCGGACAGTTAAATACACTTGAAGCGTTCACACCGTGA
- the infC gene encoding translation initiation factor IF-3, whose product MSRPLRVNEQIRIPQVRVIADDGAQLGIMTTRDALMLARERGVDLIEVSPTAVPPVCRLSDYGRLKYEQAKKDKETRKKSHSMELKEVKLRPKIEEHDYQVKFRTAERLIMGGDKVKVTIMFRGREVTYAQHGRRLLERVATDSNKVAIVEREARLEGRNMFMILSPRQEVVAAAQAAHAAKQHQPGAEAPHAEPAGEPTES is encoded by the coding sequence ATTAGTCGCCCGCTCCGCGTCAACGAACAAATCCGCATTCCCCAAGTCCGCGTCATCGCGGACGACGGCGCCCAACTCGGCATCATGACCACCCGCGATGCCCTGATGCTTGCCCGCGAACGGGGAGTCGACCTCATCGAAGTGTCGCCCACGGCCGTGCCGCCCGTCTGTCGCCTATCCGACTACGGCCGGCTGAAATACGAACAGGCGAAAAAAGATAAGGAGACGCGCAAGAAGTCGCACAGCATGGAGCTCAAGGAAGTCAAGCTCCGGCCGAAGATCGAGGAGCACGATTACCAGGTGAAGTTCCGCACCGCCGAGCGGCTCATCATGGGCGGCGATAAAGTCAAGGTCACGATCATGTTCCGCGGACGCGAAGTCACATATGCCCAGCACGGCAGACGGCTTCTCGAACGGGTTGCGACCGACTCGAACAAAGTCGCGATCGTCGAACGTGAAGCCCGGTTGGAAGGGCGCAACATGTTCATGATCCTGTCACCGCGACAAGAAGTGGTCGCCGCTGCGCAAGCCGCTCACGCGGCCAAACAACACCAGCCCGGAGCCGAGGCGCCGCACGCCGAGCCCGCGGGCGAACCGACTGAAAGTTAA
- the rpmI gene encoding 50S ribosomal protein L35, whose protein sequence is MPKLKTHKGAAKRVKVTGTGKFIREAQFSGCSHILTKKSPKRIRKFRKQLVVDKTDTPRLKRLLPYAGGK, encoded by the coding sequence ATGCCGAAGTTGAAGACCCACAAGGGTGCCGCAAAACGAGTCAAAGTAACCGGCACCGGCAAATTTATACGCGAGGCGCAGTTCTCGGGATGCAGCCACATCCTCACCAAGAAATCGCCCAAGCGCATCCGCAAATTCCGCAAGCAGCTCGTCGTAGATAAAACGGATACGCCGCGTTTGAAGCGCTTGCTGCCATATGCGGGCGGGAAGTAA
- the rplT gene encoding 50S ribosomal protein L20, producing MSRVKRGMMSLKKRRKVLKAVKGFRGARGRNYKAANEALLHSLIYAFRDRRVRKRDFRSLWITRINAAARQEGLTYSRLVSGLKKEGVNINRKVLADLAINDAGAFSKLLALAKKHVPKVVAGA from the coding sequence ATGTCACGCGTCAAACGTGGAATGATGTCGCTGAAGAAGCGGCGCAAAGTACTAAAGGCCGTCAAGGGCTTTCGCGGCGCTCGCGGCCGCAATTATAAGGCCGCCAACGAGGCGCTGCTGCACTCGCTGATCTACGCATTTCGCGACCGGCGCGTCCGCAAGCGCGATTTCCGCTCGCTGTGGATCACGCGCATCAACGCCGCGGCACGTCAAGAGGGCCTCACCTACAGCAGGCTCGTGAGCGGTCTCAAAAAAGAAGGCGTCAACATCAACCGCAAAGTGCTGGCCGATCTCGCCATCAACGATGCCGGCGCGTTTTCCAAGCTGCTGGCGCTGGCCAAGAAGCACGTGCCCAAGGTCGTCGCGGGGGCGTAA
- a CDS encoding RNA methyltransferase encodes MAIGVAGFHHPLVRAAKALQQKKHRRTERCFLIEGPNAVGAALDAGAQFRHLFFTRDHAPEPVQALAERAASKEIDVYEVDARTLAALTHTSTPQGIVAVAGFLERPIAELSTISREEEPALMLVLHDLADPGNAGTLVRSAEAFGASAVCFGPNAVEPYNDKLVRASAGALFRVALFTYGSWPEFAAAARDAKVSIVAAAAGSADVRQVTCGARVAIVIGHERHGLRDINAADIERSVGIPQSAQAESLNAGVAGSIVLYEISRSTGVLGLIMRERDTEKSQAP; translated from the coding sequence TTGGCCATCGGCGTCGCGGGCTTCCATCACCCGCTCGTCCGCGCGGCCAAGGCTCTGCAACAGAAAAAGCATCGCCGTACTGAGCGGTGCTTTCTCATTGAAGGGCCCAACGCCGTCGGCGCCGCGCTCGATGCCGGCGCGCAGTTTCGTCATCTTTTCTTCACCCGCGATCATGCCCCCGAGCCGGTTCAAGCGCTCGCGGAGCGGGCGGCTTCTAAGGAAATAGACGTCTATGAGGTCGACGCGCGCACCCTCGCCGCGCTGACGCACACGAGCACGCCGCAAGGAATCGTGGCAGTGGCCGGCTTCCTCGAACGGCCGATCGCCGAACTTTCAACGATCTCGCGCGAAGAAGAACCAGCTCTTATGTTGGTCCTCCACGACCTGGCGGATCCGGGCAACGCCGGCACGCTCGTCCGCTCCGCCGAAGCATTTGGGGCAAGCGCGGTCTGCTTCGGCCCCAATGCGGTCGAGCCGTACAACGACAAACTCGTGCGGGCAAGTGCCGGCGCGCTTTTCCGCGTCGCATTATTCACATACGGTTCATGGCCGGAATTCGCCGCGGCGGCACGTGATGCGAAGGTCTCAATCGTAGCGGCAGCCGCGGGTTCCGCCGATGTGCGCCAGGTCACGTGCGGCGCGCGCGTCGCGATTGTCATAGGTCACGAGCGGCACGGCTTGCGCGATATAAACGCGGCCGACATCGAACGAAGCGTCGGAATTCCCCAATCGGCACAAGCCGAATCGCTTAATGCGGGTGTCGCTGGTAGCATCGTCCTCTATGAAATCAGCCGATCCACTGGGGTCTTGGGCCTCATAATGCGAGAACGCGATACCGAAAAAAGTCAAGCCCCGTGA
- a CDS encoding YqzL family protein yields the protein MLSQTFFWTFFKTTGSVQAYLLYKHMAPQASH from the coding sequence ATGCTTTCTCAAACGTTCTTCTGGACATTTTTCAAGACCACCGGTTCCGTACAAGCCTATCTGCTGTACAAGCACATGGCACCGCAGGCTTCGCACTAG